AGAGGTCGCGCCGGTCGTTGATGTTCTGCAGATTCCTGCGTTCCTTTGTAGGCAAACGGATCTTCTCGTTGCTGCGGCCAAGACAGGTCGCGCGATCAATGTGAAGAAAGGGCAGTTCCTGGCCCCTTGGGATATGAAGAACGTGCAGGCCAAGTTCACGGAGAGCGGTAATCCGAACGTCATGCTGTGCGAACGAGGCGCTTCGTTTGGCTATAACACGCTTGTATCCGACATGCGTTCATTGCCCATCATGGCTGCCATGGGCTCACCGGTCATCTTCGATGCAACCCACTCCGTTCAGCAGCCGGGCGGGCAGGGTGGCTCCACTGGCGGCCAGCGCGAATTCGTCGAGACACTGGCGCGCGCCGCTGTGGCTGTCGGTGTCGCCGGCGTCTTCATCGAAAGCCATCAGGATCCCGACAATGCACCTTCTGACGGACCAAACATGGTCAAGCTTCAGGACCTTCCGCGTCTGCTGGAAACATTGATGGCCTTCGATGCCGTTGCCAAGCGTTCCGCTTAGTGGCGCCCATGGCAGCTTGAATATCGAGCTGTCATACGCGTGCCATTGTATTTTCTGCCTTGTTGGGTAAGACAGGCACATACTTTCACCGCACAGCACAGGATGAGCTTATGACAGCTATTACGGACATTATCGCGCGCGAAATTCTCGACAGCCGTGGCAACCCGACCGTTGAAGTTGATGTCCACCTCGAAGACGGCAGCATGGGCCGTGCGGCTGTTCCCTCCGGCGCATCCACGGGTGCACATGAAGCGGTCGAGCTTCGCGACGGTGGCAAGCGTTACCTCGGCAAGGGTGTCGAGAAGGCTGTCGAAGCCGTCAACGGCGAGATTTTTGATGCGGTTGGCGGTCACGACGCTGAAAACCAGATCCTCATCGATAACCTGATGCGTGAGCTCGACGGCACCCCGAACAAGTCTCGCCTCGGTGCGAATGCTATCCTCGGTGTTTCGCTTGCCGTTGCAAAGGCCGCTGCAGAAGCCTCTGGCCTGCCGCTCTTCCGTTATGTGGGTGGCCCGAACGCCCGCCTGCTGCCGGTTCCAATGATGAACATCATCAACGGCGGTGCGCATGCCGACAATCCGATCGATTTCCAGGAATTCATGATCATGCCGGTCGGTGCGGAAAACATCCGCGACGCCGTACGCATGGGCTCCGAAGTCTTCCACGTTCTCAAGAAGGAACTGTCGGCACAGGGCCACAACACCAACGTCGGTGACGAAGGTGGTTTCGCGCCCGGCCTCAAGAGTGCACCAGAAGCGCTCGATTTCATCATGAGGTCGATCGAAAAGGCTGGCTATCGTCCGGGCGACGATATGCAGCTGGCACTCGACTGCGCTTCTACTGAATTCTTCAAGGACGGAAAATACGTCATGGAAGGCGAGGGTCGCACGCTCGAGCCGGAGGCTATGGCTGATTATCTGGCCGAGCTTGCCGCCAAGTATCCGATCATTTCCATTGAAGACGGCATGGCGGAAGACGACTGGAACGGCTGGAAATACCTGACCGACAAGATCGGCAGCAAGGTTCAGCTTGTAGGAGACGATCTGTTCGTCACCAACTCGTCGCGTCTGCGCGACGGCATCAAGATGGGCGTTGCCAATTCAATCCTCGTGAAGGTCAACCAGATCGGCTCACTCACCGAGACTCTGGATGCTGTGGAAACGGCGCATAAGGCTGGCTACACTGCCGTCATGTCACACCGCTCTGGCGAAACCGAGGATTCGACGATTGCCGATCTCGCCGTTGCGACCAACTGCGGACAGATCAAGACGGGTTCGCTCTCACGTTCCGACCGTATTGCTAAGTACAACCAGCTGATTCGTATCGAAGAAATGCTGGGCCCGCAGGCGGCCTACGCAGGTCGTTCGATCCTGCGCGCATAATTCGGTCTTCCGGTCACGATTTCGAGGCGGCAACCCATTGCGGTTGCCGCCTTTTTTGTTGTCCGCGTCCCGCTGACATTCATGGTCAACGATTGATTAAGCAAACTCTGGCAATCTGCAGACCGTAATGCGTGTCAGGAAATCGATATGTGGACCAAGCATCATAAAGAGCGAAAACTGGGGCGTTTGGTCCTTCCCGCTATTACCATCGCCTTCGTCTCCTATTTCAGTTATCATTCCATTCATGGTGATCTTGGACTGATCGCCACGGAGAAATTCGAGCGTACTCGGGTGGAGAGAGCTGTTGCGCTTGAAAAGCTGGTAGCAAAGCGGGAGGCTTTGGAACGGCAGGTTCGCCTGTTGAGCGACGGTTCGCTGGAAAAAGACATGCTGGACGAAATTGCGCGATACCAGCTCAATGTTTCTCGCAAAGACGAGATCACCGTTTTTCGCAGCTATTTCTGAATTAACCTAAAATTGGTTAAATCAACTTTTTCTTAGTGATTCCAGATAGTTGATTATCATGTGAGCCATGCATTTATGGCATTGCTGAGGCGTGAATTCTTCCCTATGGTACGCGCAACCAAACAAACGCGCAGGGAGGTTATGAATGGCGCCGAAGCAATCCGCGTCCGCACCCGTCCGTAAGGCGGCTGCGAAGCCTGCAAAGAAAGACTTCAACGGCGGAACCATTGCCGAATTCAACAAGAATGACGAGCTGAGCGCCTATCGCGAGATGCTGCTCATCCGCCGCTTTGAGGAAAAGGCCGGCCAGCTTTATGGCATGGGCTTCATCGGCGGTTTCTGTCACCTTTACATCGGCCAGGAAGCTGTCGTCATCGGCATGCAGATGGCGATGAAGGAAGGTGACCAGGTCATCACCGGTTACCGCGATCATGGTCACATGCTGGCGACTGGCATGACGGCCCGCGGTGTCATGGCAGAGTTGACGGGGCGTCGGGGCGGCTATTCCAAGGGGAAGGGCGGCTCCATGCACATGTTCTCCAAGGAAAAGCATTTCTATGGTGGCCACGGCATCGTCGGTGCGCAGGTCTCGCTCGGTACAGGTCTTGGCTTTGCCAACAAGTATCGCGGCAATGACAACGTTTCGATCGCCTATTTCGGTGATGGCGCTGCCAACCAGGGTCAGGTCTATGAAAGCTTCAACATGGCCAACCTGTGGAAGCTGCCGGTCATCTACGTGATCGAGAACAACCGCTACGCCATGGGCACCTCGGTCGCGCGCGCTTCCGCGCAGACGGACTTCTCCCAGCGTGGTGCGTCCTTCGGCATTCCCGGTTATCAGGTCGATGGCATGGATGTTCGCGCCGTCAAGGCTGCGGCCGACGAGGCGATGGAACATTGCCGCTCTGGCAAGGGCCCAATCATCCTCGAAATGCTGACATACCGCTACCGCGGCCACTCGATGTCGGACCCGGCGAAGTATCGTTCGAAGGACGAAGTCCAGAAGATGCGCTCCGAGCACGATCCGATCGAGCAGGTACGCGCGCGCCTGCTCGAAAAGGGCTGGGCGACCGAAGATGAGCTGAAGGCGATCGACAAGGACGTCCGTGATATCGTCGCAGACAGCGCCGATTTCGCACAGAGCGATCCGGAGCCGGATGTATCCGAGCTCTACACCGACATTCTGCTCTAATCGGGGAGGGAACCCATGCCTATCAATATCCTTATGCCCGCCCTCTCTCCGACCATGGAAGAAGGCACTCTGTCGAAGTGGCTCAAGAACGAAGGTGACAAGGTCACCTCGGGTGATGTGATTGCCGAGATCGAGACCGACAAGGCGACCATGGAAGTTGAAGCTGTCGACGAGGGCGTCATCGGCAAGTTGCTGATTGCTGCCGGTACCGAAAACGTGAAAGTCAACACGCCAATCGCGGTTCTTCTGCAAGACGGCGAAAGTGCCGATGCCGTGGCTGCTGCGCCGAAGGCTGACGCCGATACGCCTGCTGCAACCTCTGATGCATCGGGTGGCAAAGCGCGCGAAAGTGCGGATGAGCCTACCGCTGCTGCTGACAGCAAGGTTCCTGCCCAGCCGAAGGTTGATGTCGCCGCTGATCCCGATATCCCAGCTGGGACGGAAATGGTGTCGACCACCGTTCGCGAAGCTCTCCGCGATGCCATGGCAGAAGAAATGCGCCGGGATCCCGACGTATTCGTCATGGGCGAAGAGGTTGCCGAATATCAGGGTGCCTATAAGGTCACCCAGGGTCTGCTTCAGGAGTTCGGCGCAAACCGCGTTATTGATACTCCGATCACCGAGCATGGCTTTGCTGGCGTTGGCGTTGGTGCGGCAATGGCTGGTCTGAAGCCGATCGTTGAGTTCATGACCTTCAATTTCGCCATGCAGGCGATTGACCAGATCATCAACTCCGCTGCGAAGACGCTCTATATGTCCGGTGGCCAGATGGGTGCGCCGATGGTGTTCCGCGGCCCCAACGGTGCTGCTGCCCGCGTCGCCGCCCAGCACAGCCAGGATTATGCCGCTTGGTATAGCCACATTCCGGGCCTCAAGGTCGTCGTTCCCTATACGGCTGCTGATGCGAAGGGTCTTCTGAAGGCCGCGATTCGTGACCCGAATCCGGTGATCTTCCTGGAAAACGAAATCCTGTACGGCCAGTCTTTCGACGTGCCGAAGCTGGATGATTTCGTCCTGCCGATCGGCAAGGCGCGCATTCATCGCAAGGGCAAGGATGTGACGCTGGTTTCCTGGGGCATTGGTATGACCTATGCGGTCAAGGCTGTTGCTGAACTGGAGAAGGCTGGTATCGATGTCGAATTGATCGATCTGCGGACAATTCGTCCGATGGACCTGCCGACCGTCATCGAATCCGTCAAGAAGACCGGTCGTCTTGTCACGATCGAGGAAGGCTTCCCGCAGTCGTCCGTCGGTGACTTCATTGCCAACTCGGTTCAGCGCGAAGCTTTCGATTACCTCGATGCTCCGGTCCTGACGATTGCTGGCAAGGACGTGCCGATGCCTTACGCGGCCAACCTCGAAAAGCTCGCTCTGCCGAACGTCGGCGAAGTGGTTCAGGCCGTCAAAGCTGTTTGCTACAAGTAAGAGGAGGGTAGGCTCATGCCGATCAATATCACGATGCCTGCCCTCTCTCCCACCATGGAAGAGGGCAACCTCGCCAAGTGGCTTGTGAAGGAAGGCGACAAGATCAAGTCTGGCGATGTCATCGCGGAGATCGAAACCGACAAGGCGACCATGGAAGTGGAAGCCGTCGATGAGGGCGTGGTCGCCAAGATCGTCGTACCTGCTGGCACGGAAGGCGTGAAGGTCAATGCCCTGATCGCAATCCTTGCTGAGGAAGGTGAGGATGTTTCCGCCGCTGCATCTGGTAGCGCTTCTGCTGCTCCAGCTGCCAAGGCGGAAGCTGCGCCTGCTCCGAAGGCAGAGGCGGCACCTGCTGCCGCCCCGGCGCCAAAGGCTGAGGCCGCATCGGCTCCTGCGTCTTCCGGCGATCGGGTATTCTCTTCCCCGCTTGCACGACGTCTGGCCAAGGAAGCTGGTCTCGATCTTGCCAAGGTTTCCGGATCGGGTCCGAAGGGCCGCGTCGTGAAGTCGGATGTCGAAAAGGCTGTTGCCGGCGGTTCTGCCAAGGCTGCACCAGCTGCAGCTCCTGCACCTGCCGCAGCGCCTGCTCCGTCCAAGGGCACATCGGAAGAAGCCGTGCTCAAGCTGTTCGAACAGGGCTCTTACGAACTCGTGCCGCATGACGGCATGCGCAAGACGATTGCCAAGCGCCTTCAGGAGTCGAAGCAGACGATCCCACATTTCTACGTCTCCGTGGATTGCGAACTCGATGCTCTCCTCGCTCTGCGTGCACAGCTCAATGCTGCCGCACCTGAGAAGGATGGCAAGCCGGTCTACAAGCTCTCGGTCAACGACATGGTGATCAAGGCGCTTGCACTGGCTCTGCGTGATGTGCCGGATGCCAACGTCTCCTGGACGGATAGCGCCATGGTCAAGCACAAGCATTCGGATGTTGGCGTTGCCGTTTCCATTCCGGGTGGTTTGATCACGCCGATCATTCGTAAGGCTGAAACCAAGAGCCTGTCCGCGATCTCGAACGAGATGAAGGACTATGGCAAGCGCGCCAAGGAGCGGAAGCTGAAGCCCGAGGAATATCAGGGTGGTACGACCGCGGTTTCCAATATGGGCATGATGGGCGTGAAGAACTTCGCCGCTGTCGTCAACCCACCACATGCGACCATTTTGGCGGTTGGTGCGGGTGAAGAGCGTGTCGTCGTTAAAAAGGGCGAGATGAAGGTTGCAAACGTCATGACCGTGACGCTTTCAACCGACCACCGTGCGGTCGATGGAGCACTGGGTGCCGAGTTGATCGGTGCGTTCAAGCGTTACATCGAGAACCCAATGGGCATGCTGGTTTAAGACCAGAAAGGCGGCGGTATGAAATCCGTTCTCGCATTTGGCGATAGCCTGACATGGGGATACGACCCGGTAAACCTGGGTCGTCATGCCTATGAGGATCGTTGGACAAGCGTATTGCAGAAATCGCTTGGACATGGTGTCCGGGTCATTGCTGAAGGCTTGAATGGCCGGACCACCGCCTATGATGATCATTTGGCCGACTGCGAGAGAAACGGGGCGAAGCTGCTCCCGAGCCTTCTCGAAACGCACAAACCGGTCGATCTCGTGGTGATCATGCTCGGCACAAACGACATGAAGCGAGGCATCGCGGGCTCTGCCAATCTGGCGGCCAGCGGTATGAAGCGTCTCGTTGATCTCGTTCGCCATCATGTCTGGGGCTTCGATTATGACGCCCCGGATATTCTGTTGGTTTCGCCGCCGAAGACCTGCGAGACAGCGAATGCCCATTTTGCGGCCATGTTTCGTGGCTCGCTCGATGAGTCGGCGATGCTGGCGACTTTGTATCGAGACCTGGCGGATGAGACAGGCTGCGGTTTCTTCGACGCGGGCTCTGTTGCTGTTACGACGCCGCTGGATGGTATCCATCTGGATGCCGAGAATACGCGTGCTATCGGTCGAGGTATCGAGCCGGTCGTGCGTGTGATGCTTGGGCTGTGAGGTCCTTGAGAAGTTTGATCAGGGTCAAGGAGTAGGAATCCGCAGAAGGTAGCATGGGTACCGAAGTCATCAGACGGAGGTAGTCATGACACATACGCCACATCAGCTTGCAGAAGAATTTCCGGAGCATCTGGGCAAGATGCGCCACCTGCGAGAAACAGACGGCCATTTTCACCGGATTTCGAAGGAATACGACGAGGTCAATCATCGAATTCATTTGGGTGAGACAAACATCGAGCCCTGCGATGATTTCCACATGGCGGATCTGCGGAAGCGCCGGATGACCCTGAAGGATGAAATAAGCGGGATGTTGACGCGGGCGGAGCCGCTGGCCTCAGAAGAGGCCTGATCCGGGCCTAACGCTTCCACTCCCGAGAGAACAACAAGGCAAGCCAGAAGCTTGCGGGAATTAGGTTCTGAAGGAGTGGAAGCACCCATGGCTCAATCCTATGACGTGATCATTATCGGCTCCGGCCCCGGCGGCTATGTAACGGCCATTCGATCTGCCCAACTCGGTTTGAAGACGGCGATCGTCGAGCGCGAGCACCTGGGTGGTATCTGCCTGAACTGGGGCTGCATTCCGACGAAGGCGTTGCTGAGATCTGCTGAAATCCTCGATCACGCCAATCATGCAAAGTCCTATGGTTTGACGCTCAACGGCACCATGACGGCCGATGTCAAGGATGTGGTTGCACGTTCGCGTGGCGTTTCCGCCCGTCTGAACGGCGGCGTCGCGTTCCTGATGAAGAAGAACAAGATCGATGTGATCTGGGGTGAAGCGAAGCTCACCAAGCCGGGCGAAATTGTCGTCGGTGCGCCGTCCAAGCCCGCCGTTCAGCCGCAGAATCCGGTTCCCAAGGGTGTGTTGGGTGAAGGTACGTACACCGCGAAGCATATTATCGTCGCTACGGGTGCACGTCCTCGCGCACTGCCGGGTATCGAGCCGGACGGCAAATTGATCTGGACCTATTTCGAAGCCATGAAGCCTGATTTCATGCCGAAGTCGATCGTTGTCATGGGCTCCGGCGCCATCGGTATCGAGTTTGCATCTTTCTATCGTTCCATGGGCGTGGACGTCACCGTCGTCGAGCTGATGGCAAACATCATGCCGGTCGAAGATGCCGAGATTTCTACATTCGCGCGCAAGCAGCTCGAGAAGCGCGGTCTCAAGATCATCACGGAAGCCAAGGTCTCCAAGGTCGATAAGGGTGCCAATTCCATTACGGCTCATGTCGAGACCAAGGATGGCAAAGTTCAACAGATCACTGCAGATCGCCTGATCTCTGCGGTCGGCGTGCAGGGCAATATCGAGAATCTCGGCCTCGAAGCGCTGGGCGTGAAAACCGATCGTGGCTGTATCGTGATTGATGGCTACGGCAAGACGAACATTCCGGGCCTCTACGCAATCGGCGATGTGGCCGGTCCTCCGATGCTGGCTCACAAGGCCGAGCATGAAGGTGTCATCTGCATCGAAAAGATCGCCGGTGTTCCGGGCGTTCACCCAATGGACAAGGCCAAGATTCCGGGTTGCACCTACTGTAACCCGCAAGTTGCTTCCGTCGGTCTCACAGAGGCCAAAGCGAAGGAACAAGGCCGCGATATTCGTGTTGGCCGTTACTCCTTTGCGGCAAACGGAAAGGCCATCGCTCTCGGTGAAGATCAGGGAATGATCAAGACCATCTTCGACAAGAAGACGGGTGAGCTTCTGGGCGCACATATGGTGGGTGCGGAAGTCACCGAGCTCATCCAGGGTTTCGTTGTCGCCATGAACCTGGAGACGACCGAAGAAGAGCTGATGCACACGATTTTCCCGCATCCGACACTCTCGGAAATGATGAAGGAAAGCGTTCTCGACGCCTATGGCAAAGTCCTGAATGCCTGATGCCAAATCGGCCTCGGGCGGCATTGTAACCGCGCGAGGCCAAGCCCATATCGTGTCCGCAAAGGAGGACGCTTCATGGAAGGTCTCGGTTTCTTCGGAACCATTATCATTGGCGGTCTGGCCGGCTGGCTGGCGGGCATGTTGATGGATCTGCGCTTCGGCGTATTCATGAATATCGTGATCGGTGTCGTGGGGGCAGCTTTGGCCACCGCGATCCTGGAACGAGCAGGCATCTGGGTTGAACCCGGCGTCTGGGGTGGCCTCGTAAGCGGTTTCCTTGGCGCCTGTGGTCTGCTATTCGTCGCAAAACTCGTGAGACGCTAGCCTTTTTGGTTTAGAAAGCAATTTTACTATGGTCACTATTCTTGATCGCATGTCCGGTGATGATGCCAAGCGCGTTCGCCATCCGGAGAAGGCGCATCGCCCGGATACCGAGGTCATGCGCAAGCCCGAATGGATCCGCGTGAAGGCGCCCACGTCCAAGGGCTATCAGGAAACGCGGGAGCTTGTGCGTAGCCACAAACTGGTGACTGTGTGCGAAGAGGCAGGTTGTCCCAATATCGGCGAGTGCTGGGACAAGAAGCATGCCACCTTCATGATCATGGGTGAGATCTGCACGCGCGCCTGTGCCTTCTGCAACGTGGCGACCGGCAAGCCGAATGCTCTTGACCTCGAAGAGCCTGCCAATGTCGCCAAGGCCGTCAAGCAGATGGGGCTCAGCCACGTGGTGATCACCTCTGTGGATCGTGACGATCTGGATGATGGTGGCGCCGAGCATTTTGAAAAGGTCATCTGGGCCATCCGCGAGGCTTCCCCTTCGACGACGATCGAAATCCTGACACCTGACTTCCTGAAGAAGCCGGGGGCTTTGGAACGTGTTGTGGCTGCCAAGCCGGACGTCTTCAACCATAACCTTGAAACGGTTCCGGGCAACTATCTGACGGTACGCCCTGGTGCGCGCTATTTTCACTCCATCCGCCTTTTACAGCGCGTGAAGGAGCTTGATCCGACCATGTTCACCAAATCCGGTATCATGGTTGGGCTGGGCGAGGAGCGGAACGAAGTCTTGCAGTTGATGGATGATCTGCGTACGGCAGATGTCGATTTCCTGACGATCGGCCAATATTTGCAGCCGACGCGCAAGCATCACAAGGTCGAGAAGTTTGTCACGCCGGAAGAATTCAAGTCCTATGAGACTGTTGCCTACTCCAAGGGCTTCCTGATGGTTTCCTCCAGCCCCCTGACGCGCTCTTCGCATCACGCTGGTGATGACTTCGCGCGTCTCCGGGAAGCTCGTGCGCGGAAACTCCTCGCTGCTGCGGAGTAGGACCCGCCTAGGTTGAGTTGCTCGATGTGGGTGGTGGTGTGGCGCTGAATCTTATGGTCTTCGCCTCATCCAAGGCCATCCTGATCAAGTATGCCAACATCGGTGCTTCTATTTTTTCGGCGATGTCGCCAGCTTTTTTGAGATGTCTTATCAGTCTGAGCGTGTCATCCATACTGCCATACGCCGATTTCGAAGGGTCTGGGGAAGCGCAGGTTTCCGCCAAGCCCGCAGTTCTTGTAGCTTGATCGACTTCGATTATGGCTAAATTAGAAGTATCCAGTGGTGGTTCGACTAATCGCGGCGAACTGTCACTTGTCTTGACGCTTTTCCGATATTAGCTGAACATCATGCCCAAGTTTGAAAACCATCGCCCCGTACGCCATTCTCCCGAGAACATGTTCGCGCTCGTCGCAGACGTTGAGAAGTATCCGCAGTTTCTTCCACTCTGCGAAGCCTTGTCGGTGCGTTCGCGCAAGGAGCGCGATGGTAAGACATTGCTGATTGCTGATATGACCGTTGGCTATAAGGCGATCCGCGAAACCTTCACCACCCAGGTGCTACTCAATCCAGCCGACCTCGTGATCGATGTGAAATACATCGAAGGTCCGTTCAAGTATCTGGACAATCAATGGCGTTTCCGGGCATCGCCGGAGGGCTGCATCGTAGACTTCCTGATCGACTACGAGTTCAAGAGCAGGATTCTCGGCGCTGTTATGGGCTCCATGTTTGATCGCGCATTCCGCATGTTTGCTGAAGCGTTCGAAGCGCGTGCTGACAAGGTGTATCAGGCCGATAATTCCGCAAGCAGTTGAAGTGCGGTCGTAACCGTCGCCAGTCTCACTTCTGTTCGTCCGATATCGCCGTACTGCATTTCCCTGTGGATCAGGCGACCGTCCCCATGAACGGCGCAGAGGTGGACCAAGCCAACTGGCTTTCCCGGCGTGGCCCCACCCGGTCCGGCGATTCCTGTTACGGCAACGGACAGATGTGCATTGGAACGGATGAGTGCACCCTTGGCCATCTGCAAGGCGGTTTCGCGCGAAACGGCGCCGAATTGCTGCAAGGTCTCTGCTGTAACACCCAGCATATCCATTTTTGCATCGTTGCTGTAGGTGATGAACCCCCGATCAACAACAGCAGAAGAACCGGCGATTTCCGTTAATGCGGCACCGATAAGCCCGCCCGTGCAGCTCTCGGCGGTCGCGATCCTAGTCCGGCGGCAAGCATTCAGCTCGATCACCTTAGTTGCAAGGGTCAAAATCTCCGTTGGAAACTGGCTCATTCTCCAACGATCCCGTAAACCACGGTCGCTGTCGCGATTGCCGCGATTCCTTCCTTGCGGCCAATGAAGCCAATTTTCTCGTTGGTGGTTGCCTTAACAGAGCATCGATCGATCGAGATTGCCAATATTTCCGACAGGTTCTGGCGCATGGCGTCGCGATGGGGAGCCACTTTTGGTGCTTCCGCAATCAAGGAGATGTCGGCATTAGTGATGACGCCGCCTTTTCCACGGACAATCTCCGCTGCGTGCGCCAGAAAAATCCGAGATGCAGCGCCTTTCCATTGCGGATCGGACGGAGGGAAATGGTCGCCGATGTCACCTGCGCCGCACGTTGCCAGAAGCGCGTCCGTCAAGGCATGCAATGCAACGTCTGCATCCGAATGACCGCTGAGTTTCTGGTCATGCGGAATAAAGATGCCGCACAGTGTTACGCCATCGCCTGGCACGAGTTGATGGACATCGTACCCATTCCCTGTTCGAACATCCGGGAATCGTTCCTGTGTCTTGAGCTTGGCATCTGCCATGGCAATATCCTGTGCGGTGGTTAGCTTCACGTTGCTTGATGTGCCAGGGCAAAGCCTCACGGCTATTCCCGCCCATTCTGCGATGGAAGCATCGTCGGTAAAATCTGTCCTGCCACTCGTTGCAGCAGCCTCATGAGCGGCAAGAATCGCTTCGAAGCGAAAGCCTTGAGGCGTTTGCGCGCCATAGAGGTTTGCGCGGGGCACCGTCTCCTCAACGACGCCTGATGCATCTGCCCGCTTCAATGTGTCGGTCACCGCCATTGCGGGAAGAACGCCGGCTGCGCCCTCTGCAAGAATGTCTGCGATGGAATCGAGCAACTGATGCTCGACAAAGGGACGGGCCGCGTCGTGAATCATGACATGTGTGACGCCTGATCCCTTCAATGCATTCAAGCCGGCCAAGACGGACATCTGACGTGTCGCGCCGCCCATCACCGAGTGTATGCGGTTCGCATTGCTGAGGTCATCAATTGCTGTTGCGAACAGGTCAGTATCATCTGGATGAATGACGGTAATAATCGAGACGACCTGATGAGTTGGCTGCCACGTAAGAAATGCATTCAACGTGTGCTGAATGACGGGCAGCCCACCGATGGGCCGGTACTGCTTGGGCCCTTGCTCAGGTGCACCGGCACGCTCGCCACGGCCTGCTGCCACAATAACAACGCCAATCCTCATATTTGCCGCCCATCATACATTGATTTTAAGTTCATCCTCTGATTGACAGCGCAGAACTACAGCTTCAAATCCCGGTTTTCCAGCCTCGCGCCCATAAATGACGCATTCGCGAAAACGCTCTTGGCAAAACCTAAATCAATGAATAAAAATAGGGCAGAAATTTCCGATGCCCGAAAGATCATCAATTGAGTCCATTCAATCCTGCAGCGCCATTCTTCATCGGACCGGTCGAGATCCGGAACCGGATCGTGCTTGCTCCGATGTCGGGCGTGACGGATCTTCCGTACAGGCAACTTGCCTGGCGCTATGGCGCAGGGCTGGTGGTGACGGAAATGGTCGCGAGCCGGGAACTCGTCCATAACAAGGGTGAATCCTGGGAGAGGCTGAAAAGTACCGGCATTCGCCC
The window above is part of the Rhizobium rhizoryzae genome. Proteins encoded here:
- a CDS encoding FtsB family cell division protein, with amino-acid sequence MWTKHHKERKLGRLVLPAITIAFVSYFSYHSIHGDLGLIATEKFERTRVERAVALEKLVAKREALERQVRLLSDGSLEKDMLDEIARYQLNVSRKDEITVFRSYF
- a CDS encoding SGNH/GDSL hydrolase family protein, producing the protein MKSVLAFGDSLTWGYDPVNLGRHAYEDRWTSVLQKSLGHGVRVIAEGLNGRTTAYDDHLADCERNGAKLLPSLLETHKPVDLVVIMLGTNDMKRGIAGSANLAASGMKRLVDLVRHHVWGFDYDAPDILLVSPPKTCETANAHFAAMFRGSLDESAMLATLYRDLADETGCGFFDAGSVAVTTPLDGIHLDAENTRAIGRGIEPVVRVMLGL
- the pdhA gene encoding pyruvate dehydrogenase (acetyl-transferring) E1 component subunit alpha; translated protein: MAPKQSASAPVRKAAAKPAKKDFNGGTIAEFNKNDELSAYREMLLIRRFEEKAGQLYGMGFIGGFCHLYIGQEAVVIGMQMAMKEGDQVITGYRDHGHMLATGMTARGVMAELTGRRGGYSKGKGGSMHMFSKEKHFYGGHGIVGAQVSLGTGLGFANKYRGNDNVSIAYFGDGAANQGQVYESFNMANLWKLPVIYVIENNRYAMGTSVARASAQTDFSQRGASFGIPGYQVDGMDVRAVKAAADEAMEHCRSGKGPIILEMLTYRYRGHSMSDPAKYRSKDEVQKMRSEHDPIEQVRARLLEKGWATEDELKAIDKDVRDIVADSADFAQSDPEPDVSELYTDILL
- a CDS encoding YdcH family protein translates to MTHTPHQLAEEFPEHLGKMRHLRETDGHFHRISKEYDEVNHRIHLGETNIEPCDDFHMADLRKRRMTLKDEISGMLTRAEPLASEEA
- the kdsA gene encoding 3-deoxy-8-phosphooctulonate synthase, yielding MSVVANSVVAVGEGKSRVEFSNAKPLSLICGPCQMESRDHAFMMAGSIKEITDKLGIGLVYKSSFDKANRTSLSGKRGIGLEKALEVFSDLKKKFGFPVLTDIHTEEQCAEVAPVVDVLQIPAFLCRQTDLLVAAAKTGRAINVKKGQFLAPWDMKNVQAKFTESGNPNVMLCERGASFGYNTLVSDMRSLPIMAAMGSPVIFDATHSVQQPGGQGGSTGGQREFVETLARAAVAVGVAGVFIESHQDPDNAPSDGPNMVKLQDLPRLLETLMAFDAVAKRSA
- a CDS encoding pyruvate dehydrogenase complex dihydrolipoamide acetyltransferase → MPINITMPALSPTMEEGNLAKWLVKEGDKIKSGDVIAEIETDKATMEVEAVDEGVVAKIVVPAGTEGVKVNALIAILAEEGEDVSAAASGSASAAPAAKAEAAPAPKAEAAPAAAPAPKAEAASAPASSGDRVFSSPLARRLAKEAGLDLAKVSGSGPKGRVVKSDVEKAVAGGSAKAAPAAAPAPAAAPAPSKGTSEEAVLKLFEQGSYELVPHDGMRKTIAKRLQESKQTIPHFYVSVDCELDALLALRAQLNAAAPEKDGKPVYKLSVNDMVIKALALALRDVPDANVSWTDSAMVKHKHSDVGVAVSIPGGLITPIIRKAETKSLSAISNEMKDYGKRAKERKLKPEEYQGGTTAVSNMGMMGVKNFAAVVNPPHATILAVGAGEERVVVKKGEMKVANVMTVTLSTDHRAVDGALGAELIGAFKRYIENPMGMLV
- a CDS encoding pyruvate dehydrogenase complex E1 component subunit beta; amino-acid sequence: MPINILMPALSPTMEEGTLSKWLKNEGDKVTSGDVIAEIETDKATMEVEAVDEGVIGKLLIAAGTENVKVNTPIAVLLQDGESADAVAAAPKADADTPAATSDASGGKARESADEPTAAADSKVPAQPKVDVAADPDIPAGTEMVSTTVREALRDAMAEEMRRDPDVFVMGEEVAEYQGAYKVTQGLLQEFGANRVIDTPITEHGFAGVGVGAAMAGLKPIVEFMTFNFAMQAIDQIINSAAKTLYMSGGQMGAPMVFRGPNGAAARVAAQHSQDYAAWYSHIPGLKVVVPYTAADAKGLLKAAIRDPNPVIFLENEILYGQSFDVPKLDDFVLPIGKARIHRKGKDVTLVSWGIGMTYAVKAVAELEKAGIDVELIDLRTIRPMDLPTVIESVKKTGRLVTIEEGFPQSSVGDFIANSVQREAFDYLDAPVLTIAGKDVPMPYAANLEKLALPNVGEVVQAVKAVCYK
- the eno gene encoding phosphopyruvate hydratase, giving the protein MTAITDIIAREILDSRGNPTVEVDVHLEDGSMGRAAVPSGASTGAHEAVELRDGGKRYLGKGVEKAVEAVNGEIFDAVGGHDAENQILIDNLMRELDGTPNKSRLGANAILGVSLAVAKAAAEASGLPLFRYVGGPNARLLPVPMMNIINGGAHADNPIDFQEFMIMPVGAENIRDAVRMGSEVFHVLKKELSAQGHNTNVGDEGGFAPGLKSAPEALDFIMRSIEKAGYRPGDDMQLALDCASTEFFKDGKYVMEGEGRTLEPEAMADYLAELAAKYPIISIEDGMAEDDWNGWKYLTDKIGSKVQLVGDDLFVTNSSRLRDGIKMGVANSILVKVNQIGSLTETLDAVETAHKAGYTAVMSHRSGETEDSTIADLAVATNCGQIKTGSLSRSDRIAKYNQLIRIEEMLGPQAAYAGRSILRA